Proteins encoded by one window of Deltaproteobacteria bacterium:
- a CDS encoding polysaccharide deacetylase family protein, which yields MMGVAADRILALKVDVDTRRGMEKGVPSLLGTLAAFRAPATFFLSFGPDNSGRAIFPMIRNPRFLAKMLRTNAPGLYGFRTALYGTLLPAPMIASALPGLCREIEASGHEVEFHAWDHRSWQDDLPRKRPEWIGDWFDRGLEAYERCLGHRPRAFGAPAWLLTDDAVSAIAGRRWEYLSCTRAAAPFILEGTGLVEVPSDLPCLEEVGGSGGAGPILSALDAGGVHVLAVHAEAEGGIWRDAFMKLLHGASERGYRIVPLSAVSDRARKGEPPVRPFRSALLPGRAFPCAV from the coding sequence ATGATGGGAGTAGCCGCCGACCGGATCCTCGCGCTGAAGGTCGACGTCGACACGCGGCGCGGGATGGAGAAGGGGGTCCCGTCGCTCCTCGGCACGCTCGCCGCCTTCCGGGCGCCCGCCACGTTCTTCCTCTCGTTCGGGCCGGACAACTCGGGGAGGGCGATCTTCCCGATGATCCGGAACCCCCGATTCCTTGCGAAGATGCTCCGGACCAACGCCCCCGGGCTCTACGGGTTCCGCACCGCCCTCTACGGCACGCTCCTCCCGGCTCCCATGATCGCCTCCGCCCTTCCCGGGCTGTGCCGCGAGATCGAGGCTTCGGGGCACGAGGTGGAGTTCCACGCGTGGGACCACCGATCGTGGCAGGACGACCTTCCGCGGAAGAGGCCGGAATGGATCGGCGACTGGTTCGACCGCGGGCTGGAAGCGTACGAGCGGTGCCTGGGGCATCGCCCACGGGCGTTCGGCGCTCCCGCCTGGCTTCTCACGGACGACGCGGTGTCGGCGATCGCCGGACGTCGATGGGAGTACCTGAGCTGCACGCGGGCCGCAGCGCCCTTCATCCTGGAGGGGACGGGGCTGGTCGAGGTGCCCTCGGACCTGCCGTGCCTCGAGGAGGTCGGGGGAAGCGGGGGGGCCGGGCCGATTCTCTCCGCCCTCGACGCCGGGGGGGTCCACGTCCTGGCGGTCCACGCCGAGGCGGAAGGGGGGATCTGGCGCGATGCGTTCATGAAGCTGCTTCACGGCGCCTCGGAGCGCGGGTATCGGATCGTTCCGCTGTCCGCCGTGAGCGATCGCGCGCGAAAGGGGGAGCCTCCCGTCCGCCCGTTCCGCTCCGCCCTGCTGCCCGGGCGGGCATTCCCCTGCGCCGTCTGA